One genomic segment of Tumebacillus amylolyticus includes these proteins:
- a CDS encoding glycosyltransferase family 4 protein, whose translation MTRKAAFVASVYRHFDLFHVPVMEMLQREGYEVHAFAEDDYAKVRLQERGIICHDIPIARSPLKWSNISAARLLISHFKREQFQLLHVHTPVASILGRIAGRVANVPAVLYTAHGFHFYKGAPLPFWMLYYPVERVMSSWTDALITINREDFDRASNEFSADEVLYVPGVGVDIERFAPENTSVAKARIRAELNIAEDEHLVVCVAELNDNKNQMQLIEALPHLPSHLKVRCLLVGVGEHDVLLKKRAEELGVADSLHLLGYRLDVPDLIAASDVCTLLSKREGLPRFLLEAMATGRPILATNIRGSRDLVQDGETGYLVPVGDSLATANALERLLADEELRGEMGRTIRERVAPYRTENVVRELQGIYADVLRKKQSHTQGEAAVGRGGLSS comes from the coding sequence ATGACCCGTAAAGCCGCGTTCGTCGCGTCTGTCTACAGACACTTTGATTTGTTCCACGTGCCCGTCATGGAGATGTTGCAGCGCGAAGGCTACGAAGTTCACGCCTTTGCCGAGGACGACTATGCCAAAGTACGCCTCCAAGAGCGCGGCATCATCTGCCACGACATCCCGATTGCCCGCTCTCCGTTGAAGTGGTCGAACATCAGCGCCGCTCGGCTTTTGATCTCGCACTTCAAACGAGAGCAGTTCCAACTTCTCCACGTCCACACGCCGGTTGCGTCGATTCTGGGGAGAATCGCCGGCCGCGTGGCAAACGTGCCGGCCGTGTTGTATACGGCGCACGGATTTCACTTTTACAAGGGAGCACCTCTGCCGTTTTGGATGCTCTACTATCCGGTGGAGCGCGTGATGTCGTCGTGGACTGATGCGTTGATTACGATCAACCGCGAAGACTTCGACCGCGCGTCGAATGAATTCTCGGCCGACGAAGTTCTCTACGTACCGGGTGTCGGCGTGGACATCGAACGCTTCGCCCCGGAGAACACAAGCGTTGCGAAAGCCCGCATCCGTGCCGAGTTGAACATCGCCGAGGACGAGCACCTCGTCGTCTGCGTGGCCGAACTCAACGACAACAAAAACCAGATGCAACTGATCGAAGCACTGCCGCACCTGCCGTCTCACCTCAAAGTCCGCTGTCTGCTGGTCGGCGTGGGCGAGCACGACGTCCTTTTGAAAAAAAGAGCCGAGGAGCTCGGTGTCGCGGATTCTCTTCACCTGCTGGGATACCGGTTGGATGTGCCGGATTTGATTGCGGCGTCCGATGTCTGCACGTTGCTTTCGAAGCGCGAAGGGTTGCCCCGCTTTTTATTAGAAGCGATGGCGACGGGGCGTCCGATTCTCGCGACGAACATTCGCGGGAGCCGCGATCTCGTGCAGGACGGAGAGACGGGGTATCTGGTGCCGGTGGGAGATTCGTTGGCGACGGCGAACGCGTTGGAGAGGTTGCTCGCCGATGAGGAATTGCGGGGCGAGATGGGCCGTACGATTCGCGAGCGGGTCGCACCGTATCGAACGGAGAACGTCGTGCGGGAGTTGCAAGGCATCTACGCCGACGTGTTGCGCAAAAAGCAGAGCCACACCCAAGGGGAAGCAGCAGTGGGGAGAGGGGGACTTTCTTCATGA
- a CDS encoding sugar transferase: protein MKRLFDVSVALALLLVFLPLILVLFVLVRVFLGSPVLFTQARPGLHGKIFNVMKFRTMTDKRDEQGYLLPDDVRLTPFGKWLRNWSLDELPQLFNVLRGDISLVGPRPLLPEYLELYTPEQARRHDVRPGITGWAQVNGRNNISWEDKFSLDVWYVDNRSFWLDMKILYMTVLRVVRPVDINQDGQATVTRFTGSTAPTGRQHSKGL, encoded by the coding sequence ATGAAGCGATTGTTTGATGTTTCGGTTGCACTTGCACTTTTACTTGTGTTCTTGCCTTTGATCTTGGTCTTGTTTGTACTGGTACGCGTGTTTTTGGGGAGCCCGGTACTTTTCACACAGGCGCGTCCGGGCTTGCACGGCAAAATTTTTAACGTGATGAAGTTTCGGACGATGACCGACAAGCGCGATGAGCAAGGCTACTTGTTGCCCGATGATGTCCGGTTGACTCCGTTTGGCAAATGGCTTCGCAATTGGAGCTTGGATGAACTCCCGCAGTTGTTCAACGTGCTCAGAGGCGACATTTCCTTGGTCGGCCCGCGACCGTTGCTGCCGGAATACTTGGAACTCTACACCCCGGAGCAAGCCCGCCGACACGACGTGCGTCCCGGCATCACGGGATGGGCGCAGGTGAACGGGCGCAACAACATCTCTTGGGAAGACAAGTTCTCGCTCGATGTTTGGTATGTGGACAACCGCTCGTTTTGGTTGGACATGAAGATTCTCTACATGACGGTCTTGCGCGTGGTTCGTCCCGTTGACATCAACCAAGACGGTCAAGCGACGGTTACGCGATTCACAGGCTCAACTGCGCCGACGGGTCGCCAGCATTCGAAGGGGCTGTAA
- a CDS encoding acetyltransferase — MANVILIGMGGHSKVVADIARRCGHRVVGFLDDREPAVPNPLYLGRVGQAAEFCQGEDRQLVIAIGVNEVRRKLAESLEQQGGIQFATLIDPSVILGSHVEIGVGTVIMPGAILNADAKVGRHAIVNTAATVDHDCRIGDYAHLSPGVHLAGTVTVGEGTHFGTGALAIPGVRVGSWVTIGAGATVIGEIPDSTTAVGVPAVVKKVKNNI; from the coding sequence ATGGCGAATGTGATTCTGATCGGCATGGGCGGTCACAGCAAAGTGGTCGCCGACATCGCGCGACGGTGCGGGCATCGCGTCGTGGGATTTCTCGACGACCGCGAGCCTGCGGTGCCGAATCCGCTCTATCTGGGGCGGGTCGGACAGGCTGCCGAGTTTTGTCAAGGTGAAGATCGTCAACTGGTCATCGCGATCGGCGTGAACGAAGTGCGCCGCAAACTTGCAGAGTCGTTGGAACAGCAGGGGGGAATTCAATTCGCGACCCTGATCGATCCAAGCGTCATCCTCGGGTCGCACGTGGAGATTGGAGTCGGCACGGTCATCATGCCGGGCGCCATTCTCAACGCCGATGCGAAGGTCGGACGACATGCGATCGTCAACACGGCGGCGACGGTCGATCATGACTGCCGAATCGGCGACTATGCGCATCTGTCGCCGGGCGTCCATCTGGCGGGCACCGTGACGGTGGGCGAGGGCACGCACTTTGGAACGGGAGCTCTCGCGATTCCTGGCGTTCGCGTCGGATCGTGGGTGACGATCGGGGCCGGTGCGACGGTGATCGGCGAGATTCCGGATTCGACGACAGCGGTCGGGGTGCCGGCTGTGGTCAAGAAAGTCAAAAACAACATCTGA
- a CDS encoding DegT/DnrJ/EryC1/StrS family aminotransferase, with the protein MIPLSGPDIGEREKELVLEVLQSGHLGLGPKAVEFERMMAAYAGTKYAISCNSGTSGLHMLVRAMGISDGDEVITTPFSFVASSNCVLFERAKPVFVDIDEATYNMDVSQIEAKITERTKAILPVHVFGQPANMTEIRRIADKYNLRIIEDSCEAIGAKWKGKSAGSLGDAGVFAFYPNKQLTTGEGGIVVTDDEELANLCFSLRNQGRGENGLWLDHVRLGYNYRMDELSAALGVAQMERVDEILSRRAKVADLYFEKLREVPGIILPQSVADADVSWFVYVIRFAEHLNRDEIMVSLSKEGIGCRPYFTPIHLQPFYKEQFGFQEGDFPVTEHVAKGTLAIPFFTNMTEAQVDGVVEALKRHVL; encoded by the coding sequence ATGATTCCGTTGTCGGGACCTGATATTGGGGAACGTGAGAAAGAATTGGTGCTGGAAGTTTTGCAATCCGGTCACTTGGGCTTAGGTCCGAAAGCGGTCGAGTTCGAGCGCATGATGGCAGCGTACGCGGGGACGAAGTACGCGATTTCCTGCAACAGCGGGACGAGCGGTCTGCACATGCTGGTTCGTGCGATGGGCATTTCGGACGGAGATGAAGTCATCACGACTCCGTTCTCCTTCGTTGCTTCGTCGAACTGCGTGTTGTTCGAGCGTGCGAAGCCCGTTTTTGTCGACATTGACGAAGCGACGTACAACATGGACGTCTCGCAGATTGAAGCGAAGATCACGGAACGCACCAAGGCGATTTTGCCGGTTCATGTATTTGGTCAACCGGCGAACATGACGGAAATTCGCCGCATCGCCGACAAGTACAATCTGCGGATCATCGAGGACTCTTGTGAAGCAATCGGGGCCAAGTGGAAGGGCAAGTCGGCCGGTTCTCTGGGCGACGCGGGTGTCTTCGCTTTTTATCCGAACAAGCAACTGACGACCGGCGAGGGCGGAATCGTCGTCACCGATGACGAGGAGTTGGCCAACCTTTGCTTCTCGTTGCGCAACCAAGGTCGCGGTGAAAACGGTCTTTGGCTGGATCATGTTCGTCTGGGCTACAACTACCGCATGGACGAATTGAGTGCCGCGCTCGGCGTGGCGCAAATGGAACGTGTGGATGAAATTCTGAGCCGCCGTGCCAAAGTCGCGGATCTCTACTTTGAGAAATTGCGCGAGGTGCCGGGCATCATCTTGCCGCAGTCGGTGGCGGACGCCGACGTGTCGTGGTTCGTGTATGTCATTCGTTTCGCGGAGCATCTCAACCGCGATGAGATCATGGTTTCGCTGTCCAAGGAAGGCATCGGGTGCCGTCCGTACTTCACGCCGATCCACCTGCAACCGTTCTACAAGGAACAGTTCGGGTTCCAAGAAGGGGACTTCCCGGTAACGGAGCATGTCGCCAAAGGAACGCTTGCCATTCCGTTCTTCACCAACATGACGGAAGCGCAAGTCGACGGCGTCGTGGAAGCGTTGAAGAGACACGTACTTTAA
- a CDS encoding polysaccharide biosynthesis protein yields MSYRMRWCLLGVLDAFVVSTVIVLVYFNLLDFSVAESDHELLRSLPYVCGLYILVTLVAFSAFGVYRKIWEYASIGEFYLLFSATTVVGAVVFAINSIISNLWALYVVPRPIYLFIWVLATIALLGMRIGWRLLRTSLLKTNEGDRILIVGAGSGGALLARELKQVHHVKGHPVAFIDDDRSKHGLHVMGVPVVGDRHSIPAVVEKRNIQQIIIAMPSLHSEEIAKIINICRETSAKVKTLPRISDFLSDKAPIHQVRDIRLEDLLGREPVKVDLAGIAEYLRGQVVLVTGAGGSIGSELCRQIVKFAPAKLLLLGHGENSIYEIELELRNNHPEIHLETLIADIQDRKRIEQVFQTFEPSVVFHAAAHKHVPLMERNPAEAIKNNVLGTQNVAECSHLFGVSKFVLISSDKAVNPTSVMGVTKRVAEMIIQSLDRVSDTKFVAVRFGNVLGSRGSVIPIFQRQIREGGPVTVTHPEMVRYFMTIPEASQLVIQAGAFAEGGEIFILDMGQPVKIVDLARAVIQLSGLKPDVDIPVEFTGIRPGEKLFEELLMNEEGLNPTRHDRIFYGNPVDFDVHNLHQRMEQLKELSFAENEQERNDLYIRYYLGVLVPTYKCDADKRVQIERLIPELMKL; encoded by the coding sequence ATGAGCTACAGAATGCGGTGGTGTCTGCTGGGGGTGTTGGACGCCTTTGTCGTATCAACCGTTATCGTATTGGTGTATTTCAACTTGCTTGATTTTTCGGTCGCGGAGTCGGATCACGAACTGCTGCGCAGTCTGCCGTATGTGTGCGGCTTGTACATTCTCGTCACGCTGGTAGCCTTCTCTGCGTTTGGAGTCTACCGAAAAATTTGGGAGTATGCCTCGATCGGGGAGTTCTACCTGCTGTTCTCGGCGACGACCGTCGTCGGAGCGGTGGTCTTTGCGATCAACAGCATCATCTCCAACTTGTGGGCACTCTACGTGGTGCCCCGTCCGATCTACCTGTTCATTTGGGTCTTGGCGACGATTGCCTTGCTTGGGATGCGCATCGGCTGGCGTCTGCTGCGCACGTCTTTGCTCAAAACAAACGAAGGCGACCGGATCTTGATCGTGGGGGCCGGCAGCGGTGGGGCGTTGTTGGCACGCGAATTGAAACAGGTTCACCATGTCAAGGGCCATCCGGTCGCGTTCATCGACGATGATCGTTCCAAACACGGCTTGCACGTCATGGGCGTGCCGGTCGTCGGCGACCGCCACTCGATTCCGGCGGTTGTGGAGAAGCGCAACATCCAGCAGATTATCATCGCGATGCCGTCTCTGCACTCGGAGGAGATCGCGAAGATCATCAACATCTGCCGCGAGACGTCGGCAAAAGTGAAGACCTTGCCGCGCATCTCCGACTTCCTGAGCGACAAAGCGCCGATTCACCAAGTGCGCGACATTCGCTTGGAGGACCTCTTGGGCCGCGAACCGGTCAAAGTCGATCTCGCCGGCATCGCGGAATACTTGCGCGGGCAAGTCGTGCTGGTCACCGGCGCGGGCGGCTCCATCGGGTCGGAGCTCTGCCGGCAGATCGTGAAGTTTGCTCCGGCGAAACTGCTCTTGCTCGGACATGGCGAGAATTCGATCTACGAGATCGAGTTGGAGCTGCGCAACAACCATCCCGAGATTCACCTGGAGACGTTGATCGCCGACATCCAAGACCGCAAGCGCATCGAGCAAGTGTTCCAAACGTTCGAACCCTCGGTCGTCTTCCATGCCGCCGCTCACAAGCACGTTCCGCTGATGGAGCGCAACCCGGCCGAAGCGATCAAGAACAACGTCCTCGGCACGCAAAATGTCGCCGAGTGCTCGCATCTGTTCGGCGTCTCGAAATTCGTCCTGATCTCGTCCGACAAAGCGGTCAACCCGACGTCGGTCATGGGCGTCACCAAGCGTGTCGCCGAGATGATCATCCAAAGCTTGGATCGTGTCAGCGACACGAAGTTCGTCGCCGTCCGCTTCGGCAACGTGTTGGGCAGCCGGGGGTCGGTCATCCCGATCTTCCAACGCCAGATTCGCGAGGGCGGCCCGGTCACCGTCACGCATCCGGAGATGGTGCGCTACTTCATGACGATTCCGGAAGCTTCGCAATTGGTCATCCAAGCGGGCGCTTTTGCCGAGGGCGGTGAGATTTTCATCCTCGACATGGGCCAGCCGGTCAAGATCGTCGATTTGGCACGCGCCGTCATCCAACTGTCCGGACTCAAGCCGGACGTCGACATCCCGGTGGAGTTCACAGGCATTCGTCCGGGTGAGAAACTGTTCGAAGAGCTGTTGATGAACGAGGAGGGCTTGAACCCGACCCGTCATGATCGGATCTTCTACGGCAATCCTGTCGACTTCGACGTACACAACCTGCACCAGCGCATGGAGCAGTTGAAGGAACTCTCCTTCGCGGAGAACGAACAGGAGCGCAACGATCTCTACATTCGCTACTACCTCGGCGTGTTGGTTCCGACCTACAAGTGTGACGCCGACAAGCGTGTGCAGATCGAACGCTTGATTCCCGAACTCATGAAATTATAA
- a CDS encoding DUF2046 domain-containing protein → MRKKGWMLALTSFVVGGFLLFSGSTNAFAGNGNSEYSNGVPGDIATLAASVQALTNTVNSMQTNNTSLQKTVDELTTKVNAQAVTITKLQADNAALQTQVNAHEQKFVTLGASITDHAAKLEKLAAADAAAAGTVKTLSDSVTALQTQVQVNTDKFTSLGGTLADHTAKLEKLAADNETNKSKLATVDTLSASVATMNATIEAGKITAEAVATKLNDKINALDARVTALQGGANSLVAAPAAPATPEPTPTANSSQSSAEVAALNATIAALKADVASIKTAIADLQTKTVAASSGTTPAPAATAPAAPITGGATVEENNAAITYTGTWSDGANAAFSSGKAKYSGTANASLSFTFKGTSIQVGGYKSAYMGIADVMIDGQKVGTIDYYNSANLYKQILFSASGLAAGDHTISIVRTGTKNAAALGTNINIDYVITK, encoded by the coding sequence ATGAGGAAAAAAGGTTGGATGCTGGCTCTGACCTCGTTCGTCGTCGGCGGGTTCCTGCTGTTCTCGGGCAGCACGAACGCATTTGCCGGGAACGGGAACAGCGAGTACAGCAACGGAGTACCGGGGGACATTGCAACGTTGGCCGCTTCTGTACAAGCGTTGACCAACACTGTGAATTCCATGCAAACGAACAACACGTCTTTGCAAAAAACGGTGGATGAGTTGACGACCAAAGTCAACGCACAGGCTGTCACGATCACGAAATTGCAAGCGGACAACGCAGCTCTGCAAACGCAAGTGAACGCACACGAACAGAAATTCGTAACGCTTGGCGCAAGCATCACCGACCACGCGGCGAAATTAGAAAAATTAGCGGCTGCCGACGCAGCGGCTGCCGGCACGGTGAAAACTCTCTCCGATTCGGTCACCGCTCTGCAAACGCAAGTCCAAGTCAACACGGACAAGTTCACGTCGCTTGGCGGCACTCTCGCCGATCATACCGCGAAGTTGGAGAAACTGGCGGCCGACAACGAAACCAACAAATCCAAGTTGGCGACCGTTGACACCCTGAGCGCGTCGGTTGCCACGATGAACGCTACCATCGAGGCAGGCAAGATCACGGCAGAAGCTGTGGCAACGAAGCTCAATGACAAAATCAACGCGCTCGACGCTCGCGTCACCGCTCTCCAAGGCGGCGCGAATTCTCTCGTCGCAGCTCCGGCCGCACCGGCGACCCCGGAACCGACTCCGACCGCGAACAGCTCGCAATCGTCTGCAGAAGTCGCCGCTCTCAACGCGACCATCGCGGCACTGAAAGCGGATGTCGCTTCGATCAAGACCGCGATTGCAGACCTGCAAACGAAAACGGTCGCCGCATCGAGCGGCACGACTCCCGCTCCGGCTGCTACTGCTCCGGCTGCCCCGATCACGGGCGGCGCAACAGTCGAAGAAAACAACGCCGCCATCACCTACACCGGCACTTGGTCGGACGGCGCGAACGCCGCTTTCTCGTCCGGCAAAGCGAAGTACTCCGGAACGGCAAACGCCTCGCTTTCGTTCACGTTCAAAGGCACTTCGATCCAAGTCGGCGGCTACAAGTCGGCGTACATGGGCATCGCAGACGTGATGATCGACGGGCAGAAGGTCGGCACGATCGACTACTACAACAGCGCCAACCTGTACAAGCAAATCTTGTTCTCCGCAAGCGGACTGGCTGCAGGCGATCACACGATCTCCATCGTGCGCACCGGCACCAAGAACGCGGCGGCTCTGGGCACGAACATCAACATCGACTACGTCATCACGAAGTAA
- a CDS encoding glucose-6-phosphate isomerase produces the protein MSHFQLDTKAADKWLNEGEQTDWALEVKRAHETVHNGTGRGSDFLGWVEPLDVDGEIVQNVLAAAKRIRANSDVLLVIGIGGSYAGARAGIEMLTHAFRNQFAAERQGPEVYFIGHNLSATYITQLFQLIEGKDVSVNVISKSGTTTEPALAFRLVRDWMVNKYGVKAGERIYATTDEKKGALRTLSDSEGYTTFVIPDDVGGRYSVLTPVGLLPMAAAGIDIEAMLRGAHEAKEVYSNGNLAENSCYQYAAYRNDLYRKGKGIELLVSYDPRFITFAEWWKQLFGESEGKEHKGIYPASVQFTTDLHSMGQYIQEGPRHLFETVLWVDEAGHDELKVPHQEGDLDGLNYLTGKSVNFVNQQAMLGTLEAHQDGEVPNFVLHIPELTAHNVGHLFYFFEKACAISGYLLDVNPFDQPGVEAYKKNMFRLLGKPSK, from the coding sequence ATGTCGCACTTCCAACTGGATACAAAAGCAGCAGACAAATGGTTGAACGAAGGAGAACAAACGGACTGGGCACTCGAAGTGAAACGAGCTCATGAGACCGTCCACAACGGGACAGGCCGTGGCAGTGACTTCCTCGGCTGGGTCGAACCGCTGGACGTGGACGGCGAGATCGTCCAGAACGTCCTCGCCGCAGCCAAACGCATCCGCGCGAATTCGGATGTTCTGCTGGTGATCGGTATCGGCGGTTCGTATGCGGGCGCGCGTGCGGGCATCGAGATGTTGACCCACGCGTTCCGCAATCAATTTGCGGCAGAGCGTCAAGGCCCGGAAGTGTATTTCATCGGCCACAACTTGAGCGCGACGTACATAACCCAACTGTTCCAACTGATCGAAGGCAAGGACGTCTCCGTCAACGTGATCTCGAAGTCGGGGACGACCACCGAACCGGCGCTGGCGTTCCGACTCGTGCGCGACTGGATGGTGAACAAGTACGGAGTCAAAGCCGGCGAGCGCATCTACGCGACCACCGATGAGAAGAAAGGCGCGCTGCGCACGCTCTCCGACTCCGAAGGCTACACCACATTCGTCATCCCGGACGATGTCGGCGGCCGCTACTCCGTCCTGACGCCGGTCGGTCTGCTCCCGATGGCGGCGGCGGGCATCGACATCGAAGCGATGCTTCGAGGTGCGCACGAAGCCAAGGAAGTCTACTCCAACGGGAACCTCGCGGAGAACTCCTGCTACCAATACGCGGCCTACCGCAACGACCTCTACCGCAAGGGCAAAGGAATTGAACTGCTGGTCTCCTACGACCCGCGCTTCATCACGTTTGCCGAGTGGTGGAAACAGCTGTTCGGTGAATCGGAAGGCAAGGAACACAAGGGCATCTACCCGGCGTCCGTGCAATTCACCACCGACCTGCACTCGATGGGCCAATACATCCAAGAAGGCCCGCGCCACCTGTTTGAAACGGTGCTGTGGGTAGACGAAGCGGGTCACGATGAACTGAAAGTTCCGCACCAAGAGGGCGACCTCGACGGCTTGAACTACCTGACGGGCAAATCGGTGAACTTCGTGAACCAACAAGCGATGCTCGGGACGCTCGAAGCGCACCAAGACGGCGAAGTGCCGAACTTCGTCCTGCACATCCCGGAACTCACCGCCCACAACGTCGGCCACCTGTTCTATTTCTTTGAAAAAGCCTGCGCAATCTCCGGCTACTTGCTCGACGTCAACCCGTTCGACCAACCGGGCGTCGAAGCGTACAAGAAAAACATGTTCCGCCTGCTCGGAAAACCTTCGAAGTAG
- a CDS encoding AlbA family DNA-binding domain-containing protein, which produces MNRLIDCRFVAAVQRFEDEEVQIRLFHEVEREDLPLFRERIRKRCSLPRPCFDHLIRTGVLTLEDPQMVGYEPGDAPCVVGFDIHSLGRRVQFDLCFHTKLEAFWQESNVRIEALMLDEDVFEAYTYRLQAISRYLYLGREDNVFRAISVDENHEIEFKQDFLNSKEKILKSVVAFANTNNGNLYLGVSNDKKIVGIAHEVARYGNEDKYLLAIASLLHNRIYPLLSPFPEMRVVTVGGKKVVHIWVPVGNTMHAVLESLGSGQHRRRVAVKQNNQSVWVDDPYDLAELYIKRRIGNHAAANLGLL; this is translated from the coding sequence ATGAACCGGCTGATCGATTGTCGATTTGTCGCCGCAGTTCAGCGCTTCGAGGACGAGGAAGTTCAGATCCGTCTCTTTCATGAAGTGGAACGGGAGGACCTGCCTCTGTTTCGAGAGCGCATTCGCAAGAGATGCTCCCTGCCGCGCCCATGTTTCGACCACCTGATCCGCACCGGGGTGCTGACGCTTGAAGATCCGCAGATGGTGGGGTATGAACCGGGTGACGCCCCGTGCGTCGTCGGGTTTGACATCCATTCACTCGGTCGTCGCGTCCAGTTTGACCTGTGTTTCCACACCAAGTTGGAAGCGTTTTGGCAGGAGAGCAACGTTCGGATTGAAGCTTTGATGCTCGACGAAGATGTGTTTGAAGCGTACACGTACCGCTTGCAAGCGATCTCCCGTTATCTGTACTTGGGTCGGGAGGACAACGTGTTTCGCGCCATCTCCGTGGATGAGAACCACGAGATCGAATTCAAGCAAGACTTTCTCAACTCCAAGGAAAAAATCCTCAAATCGGTCGTCGCCTTCGCCAACACCAACAACGGCAACCTCTATCTCGGCGTCTCCAACGACAAAAAAATCGTCGGCATCGCCCACGAGGTGGCCCGCTACGGCAACGAAGACAAATATCTGCTGGCGATTGCGTCCCTGTTGCACAACCGCATCTACCCGCTGCTCTCGCCGTTTCCCGAGATGCGCGTCGTCACCGTCGGGGGCAAAAAAGTCGTACACATCTGGGTTCCGGTTGGCAATACCATGCATGCTGTGCTAGAATCACTCGGAAGCGGACAGCATCGCCGACGAGTCGCTGTCAAACAAAACAACCAGTCCGTCTGGGTCGATGACCCGTACGATCTCGCGGAATTGTACATCAAACGTCGCATCGGCAACCACGCCGCCGCCAATCTGGGTCTTTTATGA
- a CDS encoding VanZ family protein, with amino-acid sequence MPWVVLWMALIFLMSATPDLIITQLFDYFDTPHHYLIDLHKINWHLVWSTNNPFFHLPTIFNADFWLHKVGHCIVYSVLGILCYRWTRRVLPSFWICFAYACFDELHQAFTPGRSSRWTDVVLDSVMALLFIWLYHRLQKPKRS; translated from the coding sequence GTGCCTTGGGTTGTACTTTGGATGGCCCTGATTTTCCTGATGTCGGCCACGCCGGACCTCATAATCACGCAACTTTTCGACTACTTCGATACGCCGCACCATTATTTGATCGACCTGCACAAAATCAACTGGCATCTGGTCTGGTCCACGAACAATCCCTTTTTCCATCTCCCCACGATCTTCAACGCAGACTTCTGGCTGCACAAAGTGGGGCATTGCATCGTCTATTCCGTGCTCGGCATCCTCTGCTACCGATGGACCCGCCGCGTGCTGCCCTCGTTTTGGATCTGCTTTGCCTATGCGTGCTTCGACGAACTGCACCAAGCGTTTACGCCCGGACGCAGTTCGCGTTGGACCGACGTCGTGCTCGATTCGGTCATGGCCTTGCTCTTCATCTGGCTCTACCATCGACTGCAGAAACCCAAACGCTCCTGA
- a CDS encoding EamA family transporter, translating to MNRTLAILFVLLGGASYGLISPAVKMAYDAGFTPADVTSSQYFAAMAVLVLIALFQVRHLRGMTGRDLGLLVFLGVLSTGTSVFYYLSLSYLPASLAIVLLFQFTWIVMVIDFLVARAKPSRVKWVALGMIFLGTLLAVDLLHAQWGDVSMLGLGLGFLSSITYGAFLYFTGYVRQGSSPFANSAVIAVASTAVAFLIFPPKFLWNGSLGEGLWYWALIIGGLGQVIPPIFFNIGIPKIGGALAAVLGAIELPVAVVSAFLILHEEVVGVQWVGILLILLGIVVTEVRLFTGVQKKNPAT from the coding sequence ATGAACCGCACACTCGCAATTCTCTTCGTCCTGCTCGGGGGCGCCTCGTATGGCTTGATTTCCCCGGCGGTGAAGATGGCGTATGACGCCGGTTTTACTCCGGCGGACGTGACGAGCTCGCAGTATTTTGCCGCGATGGCCGTCCTCGTGCTGATTGCGCTGTTCCAAGTGCGCCATCTGCGCGGGATGACGGGGCGCGACCTCGGGCTGTTGGTGTTCCTCGGGGTGCTTTCGACGGGAACTTCTGTGTTTTATTATCTTTCGCTCTCGTATTTGCCCGCTTCTTTGGCGATTGTCTTGCTGTTTCAATTTACGTGGATTGTGATGGTGATCGACTTCCTCGTCGCGCGTGCCAAGCCATCGCGCGTGAAGTGGGTGGCGCTTGGGATGATTTTCTTGGGCACGCTGTTGGCGGTCGATTTGCTTCATGCCCAGTGGGGGGACGTGTCGATGCTGGGGCTGGGACTTGGGTTCCTGTCTTCGATTACATACGGGGCGTTTCTGTATTTCACGGGGTATGTGCGGCAGGGCAGTTCGCCGTTTGCCAACTCGGCGGTGATCGCGGTGGCGTCGACGGCTGTGGCGTTCTTGATCTTCCCGCCGAAGTTCCTCTGGAACGGGAGTTTGGGCGAGGGGCTGTGGTACTGGGCGCTGATCATCGGCGGCTTGGGACAAGTCATCCCGCCGATTTTCTTCAACATCGGGATTCCGAAAATCGGCGGTGCCCTCGCCGCGGTGCTCGGAGCGATCGAGTTGCCGGTGGCGGTGGTGTCGGCGTTCTTGATCTTGCACGAGGAAGTGGTCGGCGTGCAATGGGTCGGGATCTTGCTGATTCTGCTCGGGATTGTCGTGACAGAAGTACGGCTTTTTACAGGCGTTCAAAAAAAGAACCCGGCCACTTGA